A single genomic interval of Metasolibacillus fluoroglycofenilyticus harbors:
- a CDS encoding peptidase U32 family protein has translation MKKPELLVTPQSIMHIKALIEAGADAFVIGEQQFGLRLAGEFPVAEVEEATKIIHAAGKKVYVSVNALFHNDRIEALEAYLQEMQRIGVDALLFGDPAVVMVVRELNITIPLHWSPETIATNWFQVNYWGERGAKRAVLARELSLDEVVEIKENTTHEIEVQVHGMTCMFQSKRKLLGNYFLYRNEVMAIENRKDSKNMFLHDKERKNKYPIYEDINGTHIFSPNDMCIIDELTELFEAGIDSLKFDGILQSFDYVVTVTNLYRQAIDAYFEQGEEAYEDLKDELLAKIEEIQPELRPLDTGFIYKETVY, from the coding sequence GTGAAAAAACCTGAATTATTAGTAACGCCGCAATCAATTATGCATATTAAAGCATTAATCGAGGCAGGTGCGGATGCATTTGTGATTGGTGAGCAACAGTTTGGCTTACGATTGGCTGGAGAGTTTCCCGTAGCCGAAGTGGAAGAGGCGACAAAAATCATTCACGCTGCAGGTAAAAAAGTGTATGTGTCAGTCAATGCGCTATTCCATAATGACCGCATCGAGGCATTAGAGGCGTATTTACAAGAAATGCAGCGTATCGGTGTAGATGCTCTATTATTTGGAGACCCAGCTGTCGTTATGGTTGTGCGAGAGTTAAATATTACGATACCTTTACATTGGAGCCCTGAAACAATTGCGACAAACTGGTTCCAAGTGAATTATTGGGGAGAGCGTGGTGCGAAGCGAGCTGTTCTAGCACGCGAGCTTTCGCTAGATGAAGTAGTTGAAATTAAGGAAAATACGACGCATGAAATTGAAGTGCAAGTACATGGAATGACATGTATGTTCCAATCGAAACGAAAGCTGCTAGGCAATTACTTCCTATACCGAAATGAAGTAATGGCAATTGAAAATCGTAAAGATAGTAAAAATATGTTTTTACATGATAAAGAGCGTAAAAATAAATATCCGATTTATGAAGATATAAATGGCACTCATATTTTTTCGCCAAACGATATGTGTATTATTGATGAATTAACGGAGCTTTTTGAAGCGGGTATTGATTCATTAAAATTTGATGGGATATTGCAAAGTTTCGACTATGTTGTAACAGTAACGAATTTATACCGTCAAGCAATTGATGCCTATTTCGAGCAGGGTGAAGAGGCATATGAAGATTTGAAGGACGAGCTTCTAGCGAAAATTGAGGAAATTCAGCCAGAGCTACGCCCATTAGATACAGGCTTTATTTATAAAGAAACAGTATATTAA